From the Macrobrachium nipponense isolate FS-2020 chromosome 17, ASM1510439v2, whole genome shotgun sequence genome, the window CGGAAGGTATGGGAAAGTATATGGAATTAGGCTAAACAGATTTACGCATGGACGGGAAGCAGGCCTTCTGAATGGAATACGAACAGCAAGAATGGAACTGAAAAGTAATATACCGTCATCAATGAATATTCATggctttaatattttgtttttctacaaTGGACAAAACAAAACTTGTTACAAGTGTGGAAGAAGTGACCATATGGCAGTTAAATGCACATATGAGAAAGAGGATAGAATAAACATATTCAGCAATGAAGATTTTCCTGCTATGATTCCACGTGATAAAGTGAATCCTggtggaaaaataaatgaagaggtaCAGGTAGTTGGGGATAGTCAAGAACAGGTTAATGTGTacgaagacaaaaatgaaaaggaagatgagaaaaatggaaatgaaattagtGTGAATGAAGACGGCAATGCAAAGGAAGACGAGAATaatggattttccttttttttttataatgaaatggatGTGAATGAAGAAGACAGTGCAAAGGAAGGCgagaataatggaaatgaaatggatataaatgaagacagtgcgattgaaaaggaaatggatgtaaataaagaaaacagttcaaaggaagatgagaaaaatggaaatagaaaggaAATTGAAGTGAATGACAAAGATTTAGCAAATAATCATTTCAGCGACAATAAGACGAATAAAGGGCAAAGCCCAGATGGAATAACAACTGGTATAATAGAAGCAGAAGTACACCAAGACATGGGAGGAACAGAGGACAGTAACACCCAAATAGAACCAAGGTTGAGAGAGGGAAGTCCTTTGCATGACGAGCAGTCGTTAGATTTCATGGATTTAAAGTTCCTTAGTTGTGAAGATAAAGCTGATCATGATATCACAGTAAAGGCAGATCCAGTTGTAAATGTAGCACTACCAGAAGCGTTTTCACA encodes:
- the LOC135195922 gene encoding uncharacterized protein LOC135195922, which produces MAVKCTYEKEDRINIFSNEDFPAMIPRDKVNPGGKINEEVQVVGDSQEQVNVYEDKNEKEDEKNGNEISVNEDGNAKEDENNGFSFFFYNEMDVNEEDSAKEGENNGNEMDINEDSAIEKEMDVNKENSSKEDEKNGNRKEIEVNDKDLANNHFSDNKTNKGQSPDGITTGIIEAEVHQDMGGTEDSNTQIEPRLREGSPLHDEQSLDFMDLKFLSCEDKADHDITVKADPVVNVALPEAFSQDLFAEGISEDAGEEAVTIDDDSSSNSEDGSEVGGVPDIDDRKDSEKKSEWSVKVKSGGKLKLRKNKNKKNIAKKRKIV